GGCAACGCCGGCTTCGGCCAGCGCTTCCATCACCGCGGCGCCGGCGCCGCCCATGATGCAGCCCTCTTCCACCGTCACGATCAGGTCGTGGTCCTGCGCCAGGCGCTTGACCAGGTCGACGTCGAGCGGCTTCACGAAGCGCATGTTCGCCACCGTCGCGTCGAGTTCCTCGCCCGCCTTCATGCTTGGCGCCACCATCGAGCCGAAGGCCAGGATCGCGATCTCCTTGCCGGTGCGGCGCACTTCGCCCTTGCCGATCTCGATCGAGGTCAAGGCCTCGACCAACGGCGCGCCGACGCCGGCGCCGCGCGGATAACGCACCGCGGCCGGGCCGGGATAGTGGTAGGCCGTGGTCAGCATCTGGCGGCATTCGTTCTCGTCCGACGCGGCCATCACCACCATGTTCGGGATGCAGCGCAGGTAGGCCAGGTCGTAGTTGCCGGCGTGGGTTGCGCCATCGGCGCCGACCAGGCCGGCGCGGTCGAGCGCGAAGGTCACGTCCAGGTTCTGCAGCGCCACGTCGTGGATCAGCTGGTCGTAGGCGCGCTGCAGGAAGGTCGAATAGATCGCCACCACCGGTTTCACGCCCTCGGTGGCCATGCCGGCCGCGAACGTCACCGAATGCTGCTCGGCGATGCCGACGTCGAAGTAGCGCTGCGGGTATTCCTGGTGGAAGCGCACCATGCCCGAGCCTTCGCGCATGGCGGGCGTGATGCCGACCAGGCGTTTATCCGCCGCCGCCATATCGCACAGCCAGTTGCCGAACACCTCGGTGTAGGTGATCTTGCTCGGTGCGGTCGACGGCTTGATGCCTTCGAGGTGGTTGAACTTGCCGGTGCCGTGGTACAGGATCGGCTCGGCCTCGGCCAGCTTGTAGCCTTGCCCCTTCTTGGTCACCACGTGCAGGAATTGCGGGCCCTTGAGCTTCTTGATGTTTTCCAGCGTCGGGATCAGCGAGTCGAGGTCGTGGCCGTCGATCGGGCCGATGTAGTTGAAGCCGAATTCCTCGAACATCGTGGCCGGGACCACCATGCCTTTCGCGTGCTCTTCGAGCTTGCGCGCCAGGTCGAGCACCGGCGTCGGCAGCACGCTCTTGCCGACGTTCTTGGCGGCGGCATAGAACTGGCCAGACAGCAGGCGCGCCAGGTAGCGGTTCAGGGCGCCCACCGGCGGCGAGATCGACATGTCGTTGTCGTTCAGGATGACCAGCAGGTTGACGTCATCCTCGACGCCCGCATTGTTCAGGGCTTCGAACGCCATGCCGGCCGTCATGGAGCCGTCGCCGATGACGGCGATCGCGTGGCGGTCCTCGCCCTTGATCTTGGCCGCGGCGGCCATGCCCAGCGCCGCCGAGATCGAGGTCGACGAGTGGGCGGTGCCGAAGGTGTCGTATTCGCTCTCGTCGCGCTTGGGGAAGCCCGACAGGCCGTTCAGCTGGCGCAAGGTGGGCATGCGGCCGCGGCGCCCGGTCAGGATCTTGTGCGAATAGGTCTGGTGGCCGACGTCCCACACGATGCGGTCGCGCGGCGTGTCGTACACATAGTGCAGCGCGATCGTCAGTTCCACCGTGCCCAGGTTGGACGACAGGTGGCCGCCCGTTTTGGACACAGATTCGAGCAGGAACTGGCGCAGCTCGTGGGCCAGCGGCGTGAGCTGGGTGCGCTGCAGCTTGCGCAGGTCGGATGGGTCGTTGATTTTTTCTAGCAGGTTCATTTAGGCCTTCCGCTGCACGATCAGGTCCGCGAGTTCACGCAGACGCTGAGCTTTGTCTCCGAATGGCGCCAGCGCGTCGTGCGCGTCGCGCCGCAGTTGCTCGGCCAGCGCGCGCGATGGCTCCAGTCCGAGGATCGACACATAGGTCGGTTTGTTGTCGGCCGCGTCCTTGCCGGCGGTCTTGCCCAGCGTGGCCGAATCGGCAGTGGCGTCCAGCACGTCGTCGACCACCTGGAATGCCAGGCCCACGGCGCTCGAATAGGCATCCAGCGCTTCCAGTTCGTGCGCCGCCAGTTCGCGGCCGGCGAGCGCGCCGAGCAGCACCGACACGCGCAGCATGGCGCCGGTTTTCAGCTGGTGCATGCGTTCGAGCTGTTCGCGGGTGAGCGCCAGGCCGACGCTATCGAGGTCGATCGCCTGGCCGCCGCACATGCCGGCGGAGCCCGCGGCCTGCGCCAGCAGGCGCACCATCGCCAGCAGGCGCGCCGGCGGCACGGTGGCGGCGTCGATCTGCGCCAGCACCTCGAAGGCTTGCGCCTGCAGGGTATCGCCGACCAGCAGCGCGGTGGCTTCGTCGTAGGCCACATGCACCGTTGGCTTGCCCCGGCGCAGGGCGTCGTCGTCCATGCATGGCATGTCGTCGTGCACCAGCGAATACACGTGGATCATCTCGACCGCGCTCGCGACCCGGGCCAGCGCCGCGGGATCGGCCTCGAACAGCACGCCGGCGGCATAGGCCAGCAGCGGACGCACGCGCTTGCCGCCGCCCAGCGTGGTGTAGCGCATCGCTTCGTGCAGCTTGTGCGGCACCCGTTCGGCGGGCGGCAGGAAGGCGTCGAGCGCTTCTTCGGCCCGGGCCTGGACGTCGCGGGTCCAGGCGCTGAAGTCCTGGACCGTCATTGCGCGGCCTCGTCGTCGCTGAACGGCTTGAGCATGTCGCCTTCGAGCACCTTGACCTGGGATTCGACTTTTTCGAGCTGGGCCGCGCAATACTTGACCAGTTCCGAGCCGCGCGCATAGGCCGCGACCGAGGCTTCCAGCGGCAGCGCGCCGGATTCCATCTGTGTCACGAGCTGGGCCAGTTCGGCCATCGCCTGCTCGAAGGATTGCGGTGCGGTCGCCGTCGCCGCCGGCGCGCTGTCCGCTGTCATATTCTTTGCCATAAATAAGTCTGTATCGTGAGCGCGCGCTTTGTGCGCCGTGGGTCAATCCAATCGCGTATTTTAGATCAATCCCACCCCACGGGGGGTGCACATTGCAGCATTCATAACTAGCAAGCTCGTCAAGAATCGGGCAGACCTCCCAATCTCATCATGAAAACGATGCCTCATCGGCAACATACCAAGCGCTGCGCACCGCAATCTCGCGCCGGCCCAAGACGGTAGAGCCCGTTCCACAGTATAATCTCCGGTTCTGTCCGAAATACCGTATTCCTCTACTTAAATACTGGTCTTTGGATTCTTTCTCTTCTTTGGAAGCTTACTTAAAGGGGGGTTGGGATGTCCGATCTGGCTACCCACGCCAAGCTGGCGCGCTCGAACGCACAGCTTCCGGTAAATGTGTACTTTGACGACGCGCTGCTCGAGCGCGAAATGCAGCAACTGTTCCGCAATGGCCCGCGCTATATCGGCCATGAATTGATGGTGCCGGAAACCGGCGATTTCGCGACGCTCGCCTCCGAACACGAAGGCCGCATGCTGGTGCGTAACGCGGGCGGCATCGAAGTGCTGTCCAACGTCTGCCGCCACCGCCAGGCGCTGATGTTCAATGGCCGCGGCAATGCGAAGAACATCGTGTGCCCGCTGCACCGCTGGACCTATGACCTGAAGGGCGAATTGATCGGCGCACCGCATTTCGCGGACACGCCGTGCCTGAACCTGTCCAGGACCCCGCTGCAGAACTGGAACGGCCTGCTGTTCGAACAGAACGGCTACGACGTGATGGAGAAACTGGGCAAGCTGTCGGTGACGAAAGACCTGGACTTCACCGGCTACATGCTGGACCACGTCGAAGTCCACCAGTGCGACTACAACTGGAAGACCTTCATCGAGGTCTACCTGGAGGATTACCACGTCGAGCCGTTCCACCCGGGCCTGGGCAACTTCGTCTCGTGCGACGACCTGAAATGGGAATTCGGCAGCGACTACAGCGTGCAGACCGTGGGCGTGAACCGCGCGCTGCAGAAGGCCGGTTCGCCGGCCTACAAGCGCTGGCAGGAGCAGGTGCTGAAGTTCAACAACGGCCAGCCGCCCAAGTATGGCGCGATCTGGCTGACCCTGTACCCGAACATCATGGTCGAGTGGTACCCGAACGTGCTGGTGGTGTCGACCCTGTGGCCCGACGGCCCGGGCAAGACCCGCAACGTGGTCGAGTTCTACTATCCTGAAGAGATCGTGCTGTTCGAGCGCGAGTTCGTCGAGGCCGAGCGCGCCGCCTATATGGAGACGGCGGTCGAAGACGACGAGATCGGCCTGCGCATGGACGCCGGCCGCAAGATCCTGCTGGCGCGCGGCGTCAACGAGGTAGGACCCTACCAGTCGCCGATGGAAGACGGCATGCAGCACTTCCATGAGTGGTATCGCAGCAAGATCGCGTTGTAACCCCGCGTTGTAAGCAAACCGGCGCCACCTCCCCGTGGCGCCACCGGCCGCGCGGCTTTCGCGCCGCGGCCTTTCACTGGAAATCCGATGGCCTCCCTCTGGATGTTGTACGCCAGCTTCGCATTCGCCGCCATGGGCGCGGGCGTGAAGCTGGCTTCCGAGTTCTATTCCACGTCCGAATTGCTGATGTACCGGGGCCTGGTCGGCACCGTCATCCTGCTGTTCATGGTGCGCCGCCAGGGCGGCACCTTCAAGACCCCGTTCGGCAAGGCCCACCTGTGGCGCAGCCTGGTCGGCGTGACTTCGCTGTGGCTGTGGTTCTTCGCGATCGGCCGCCTGCCGCTGGCCACTGCCATGACGCTCAACTACATGGCGCCGATCTGGATCGCGGCCTGGATGTTCGCCATGGGCTGGTGGACCGGGTCGAAGCATGCCGAATGGCCGCTGGTGCTGGCAATCGCGGCCAGCTTCTTCGGCGTGACCATGGTGCTGCAGCCGGCGGTCGAGAGCAACCAGTGGCTGGGCGGCCTGGCGGGCGTGTGCTCGTCGATCATCTCGGCCATGGCCTATATGCAGGTGCGCCGGCTCGGCCAACTGGGGGAGCCCGAGTACCGGGTGGTGTTCTACTTCTCGCTGACCACGACCCTGGTCGGGCTGTTCGCCACCGTGGCCGGGGACGGGCCGCAAGGCGCCGTGTTCCACGCGCACACGCCGTACGGCTTCCTGCTGCTGCTGGGGATCGGCGGCGCCGCCCTGATCGCCCAGATGTGCATGACCCGCGCCTACCGCGTCGGCAAGGTGCTGGTGGTGGCCAACCTGCAGTACACCGGCATCGTGTTCTCCACCCTGTGGGGCCTGATCCTGTGGGGCGACGCCTTCGACTGGCATGTGTGGCTGGGCATCGGCGTGATCCTGGTCTCGGGATTGGCCGCGACGTTCTACAATACCCGCAAGACGGCGCGCGGCGCTGTCGTCAAGGACCAGGACCCCGTGGTCAGCGAATCGTAGAAGGAGCGTGTTCATCCCATGTACAAGACCCTGATTTCGGCCAGCGAACTGGCCGCCCATATCGACGACCCGCAGTGGGTAGTGGTGGATTGCCGCCACGACCTGGTGAATCTCGCGGCTGGCCGCGAAGGCTATGCCGCCGGCCACCTGCCGAACGCGGTGTTCGCCGACATCGAGACCGTGCTGTCGGGCGCCAGGCGCGGGCCTGACAGCGTGTTCCTTGGCCGCCATCCGCTGCCGGAGAAAGAAGCGCTGGCCGACGCCCTGCGCGCTTTCGGCATCGGCGACGACACGCAGGTGGTTGCCTACGACGCCCACGGCGGCATGTTCGCGGCGCGCCTGTGGTGGCTGCTGCGCTGGCTGGGGCACGAGGCGGTGGCGGTGCTCGATGGCGGCATGGCGGCCTGGCAGGCGCTGGGGCTGTCCTTATCAAGCGAGGTTCCGGTCAAGGCCCACGGTTCGCTCACCATGCGCGCGCCCTTCGTGCCGACCGTGACGGTGCGCGAGGTGATGGACAACCTGGAGAGCGGCCAGCGGATCGTGATCGATGCGCGCGCGGCGGACCGCTTCCGCGGCGAGAACGAGACCATCGATCCGGTCGGCGGTCACATCCCGGGGGCGAAGAACCGCTTCTTCAAGGACAATCTGCAGGCGGATGGCCGGTTCAAGGATGCAGGACAACTGCGCGCGGAGTTCGGCGCCCTGATCGACGATCCACAACAAGCCATCATGCAGTGCGGCTCGGGCGTGACCGCCTGCCACAACCTGCTGGCGCTGGAAGTGGCCGGCATGCCGGGCGCCAGCCTGTATCCGGGGTCGTGGAGCGAGTGGGTCGGCGATCCGACACGGCCGGTCGCCAAAGGCGCGGATTAATCGTTGGAACTCAGGTTCCCGCCTTCGCGGGAACGACGTGCGGAGGCCGCGCACCACGTCAACCGTCGCTTGCCAATTACCGATGAACCGTCGTTCCCGCGAAGGCGGGAACCCAAGTCTTCACCGCAGCCCCCCACCTCAAAACGCGTGCAGCGCGACCACCAGCGCCACGCCCAGGCCGATCAGGAACACCTGCGGCACCGTCTCCCTGAACGTCGCCCGGCGCTGCATCTGCGGCATCAGGTCGCTCACCGCGATATAGATGAAGCCCGACGACGCGAACACCAGCACATACGGAATCAGGCCGCTGGCCTGGTCCAGCGTGAAGTAGCCCAGCAGGCCGCCCGCCACCGCCAGCAGGCTGCACAGCAGGTTGAACACATAGGCGCGCAGGCGCGAGAAGCCGGCGTTGAGCAGCACGATGAAGTCGCCGATCTCCTGCGGGATCTCGTGGGCGACGATGGCCAGCGCGGTCACGATGCCCACTTCGGGGTCGGCCAGGAAGGCCGCCGCGATCAGGATGCCGTCGGTGAAGTTGTGCATGCCGTCGCCGAGCAGGATCATCCAGCCCGACTTGCCGGCCTCGCGCTTGTCGTGGCCGTGGGCGTGGTGGTGGCCGTCGCCCTCGTGGTGGTGCGAATGGCGCAGCAGCGCCACTTTCTCGAGCAGGAAGAACGCCAGCAGGCCCGCCAGCAGGGTCGCGAACAGGCTCTTGATGTCGGCGCCCGATTCGAAGGCCTCGGGCAGCGCGTGCAGCAGCGAGGTCGCCAGCATGATGCCGACCGACAGGCTGACCATCTTCTCGACCACTTTCGACAGCAGGGCGAACGAGAACAGTGCAGCCCCGGAAATGCTGACGACGCCGGCGATCACGGTCGCCAGCAGGATGGAACTCAGGGTCGGGTCGAAAAGCGGGTCGATTTGAAAGCCTCTTGTTCTGTTCTTGCGGCGATCCGCAAACCGGACATTGTACCGCCCCCGGCCCGCCCTCGTCCAAGACCCTTAAGTGACACCCTTCAGGCGACGCCGTTCTTGCGGAACCAGGCCAGCGCGCGGTTCCAGCCATCCGCGGCGTCGGCCGCATTGAAGCTCGGGCGGTAATCGGCATGGAAGGCATGCCCCGAATCCGGATACACGTGGATCGTCGAGCGGCTGTTGCCCTTGTCGAGCGCGGCCTGCATGCGCTGGACCGTGTCCAGCGGGATGCCGGTGTCCTTCGCGCCATACAGGCCC
This portion of the Telluria beijingensis genome encodes:
- a CDS encoding aromatic ring-hydroxylating oxygenase subunit alpha yields the protein MSDLATHAKLARSNAQLPVNVYFDDALLEREMQQLFRNGPRYIGHELMVPETGDFATLASEHEGRMLVRNAGGIEVLSNVCRHRQALMFNGRGNAKNIVCPLHRWTYDLKGELIGAPHFADTPCLNLSRTPLQNWNGLLFEQNGYDVMEKLGKLSVTKDLDFTGYMLDHVEVHQCDYNWKTFIEVYLEDYHVEPFHPGLGNFVSCDDLKWEFGSDYSVQTVGVNRALQKAGSPAYKRWQEQVLKFNNGQPPKYGAIWLTLYPNIMVEWYPNVLVVSTLWPDGPGKTRNVVEFYYPEEIVLFEREFVEAERAAYMETAVEDDEIGLRMDAGRKILLARGVNEVGPYQSPMEDGMQHFHEWYRSKIAL
- a CDS encoding DMT family transporter, yielding MASLWMLYASFAFAAMGAGVKLASEFYSTSELLMYRGLVGTVILLFMVRRQGGTFKTPFGKAHLWRSLVGVTSLWLWFFAIGRLPLATAMTLNYMAPIWIAAWMFAMGWWTGSKHAEWPLVLAIAASFFGVTMVLQPAVESNQWLGGLAGVCSSIISAMAYMQVRRLGQLGEPEYRVVFYFSLTTTLVGLFATVAGDGPQGAVFHAHTPYGFLLLLGIGGAALIAQMCMTRAYRVGKVLVVANLQYTGIVFSTLWGLILWGDAFDWHVWLGIGVILVSGLAATFYNTRKTARGAVVKDQDPVVSES
- a CDS encoding sulfurtransferase, with product MYKTLISASELAAHIDDPQWVVVDCRHDLVNLAAGREGYAAGHLPNAVFADIETVLSGARRGPDSVFLGRHPLPEKEALADALRAFGIGDDTQVVAYDAHGGMFAARLWWLLRWLGHEAVAVLDGGMAAWQALGLSLSSEVPVKAHGSLTMRAPFVPTVTVREVMDNLESGQRIVIDARAADRFRGENETIDPVGGHIPGAKNRFFKDNLQADGRFKDAGQLRAEFGALIDDPQQAIMQCGSGVTACHNLLALEVAGMPGASLYPGSWSEWVGDPTRPVAKGAD
- a CDS encoding exodeoxyribonuclease VII small subunit, translating into MTADSAPAATATAPQSFEQAMAELAQLVTQMESGALPLEASVAAYARGSELVKYCAAQLEKVESQVKVLEGDMLKPFSDDEAAQ
- the dxs gene encoding 1-deoxy-D-xylulose-5-phosphate synthase, producing MNLLEKINDPSDLRKLQRTQLTPLAHELRQFLLESVSKTGGHLSSNLGTVELTIALHYVYDTPRDRIVWDVGHQTYSHKILTGRRGRMPTLRQLNGLSGFPKRDESEYDTFGTAHSSTSISAALGMAAAAKIKGEDRHAIAVIGDGSMTAGMAFEALNNAGVEDDVNLLVILNDNDMSISPPVGALNRYLARLLSGQFYAAAKNVGKSVLPTPVLDLARKLEEHAKGMVVPATMFEEFGFNYIGPIDGHDLDSLIPTLENIKKLKGPQFLHVVTKKGQGYKLAEAEPILYHGTGKFNHLEGIKPSTAPSKITYTEVFGNWLCDMAAADKRLVGITPAMREGSGMVRFHQEYPQRYFDVGIAEQHSVTFAAGMATEGVKPVVAIYSTFLQRAYDQLIHDVALQNLDVTFALDRAGLVGADGATHAGNYDLAYLRCIPNMVVMAASDENECRQMLTTAYHYPGPAAVRYPRGAGVGAPLVEALTSIEIGKGEVRRTGKEIAILAFGSMVAPSMKAGEELDATVANMRFVKPLDVDLVKRLAQDHDLIVTVEEGCIMGGAGAAVMEALAEAGVAKPVLNLGLPDNFIDQGDPALLLASVGLDAKGIAASIRARLVAQGEPRLVVNNG
- a CDS encoding polyprenyl synthetase family protein; this encodes MTVQDFSAWTRDVQARAEEALDAFLPPAERVPHKLHEAMRYTTLGGGKRVRPLLAYAAGVLFEADPAALARVASAVEMIHVYSLVHDDMPCMDDDALRRGKPTVHVAYDEATALLVGDTLQAQAFEVLAQIDAATVPPARLLAMVRLLAQAAGSAGMCGGQAIDLDSVGLALTREQLERMHQLKTGAMLRVSVLLGALAGRELAAHELEALDAYSSAVGLAFQVVDDVLDATADSATLGKTAGKDAADNKPTYVSILGLEPSRALAEQLRRDAHDALAPFGDKAQRLRELADLIVQRKA
- a CDS encoding ZIP family metal transporter — encoded protein: MIAGVVSISGAALFSFALLSKVVEKMVSLSVGIMLATSLLHALPEAFESGADIKSLFATLLAGLLAFFLLEKVALLRHSHHHEGDGHHHAHGHDKREAGKSGWMILLGDGMHNFTDGILIAAAFLADPEVGIVTALAIVAHEIPQEIGDFIVLLNAGFSRLRAYVFNLLCSLLAVAGGLLGYFTLDQASGLIPYVLVFASSGFIYIAVSDLMPQMQRRATFRETVPQVFLIGLGVALVVALHAF